The Vibrio sp. NTOU-M3 genomic sequence AAGAGCAAATCCTGCATTACCGATCTGAAGCTGAAATGTCGACCTCTAAGTTTTTGAGTGGTTATGAAGAAACACGCGAATCATTAATGGTCAGCATGCGCCCATTGACTCGCCTGATGGATAAGGGTTCAAGCAAGATTTATACATTGAATAATGGGCAAGTAACCAAAGAATCTGTAGAAAAACGCCATCTGATTAACCTAATTGCCAAAGAAGACAACCATGACGGTAAACCAAAATTTTATCGTTGGAAAATCGTACTTAACCGAAGCAAGATTGTCGCTATCGAGCAGATGGAGGTTGAAGACCCATTTAATCCATTCGCTTCAGTGACAAAGTAAGATCAAACTCGGCCATTGGTTCCATACCATGTAGTGTGGGGCAAATGGCCGTAATTTTTACCACTTCGTTTACCCTTTCTCCTGAGCTTATCGTTTGATCCAACATGTCGTCGATAAGTGCGCCATCGTTACAAATAAAATGAACATCAGCTTCAGGTCGTTTCAAAAAGTGTCCTTCCACAGCCTTAAATGCAAGTGAAACCTTGTTCCCTCTAGACTGTGCTTTGCTCATCGCCATAAAACCACCGGCAACATCTGCACCAACCGCCAATACACCAAAATACATGCTATTCAGATGATTTTTAGTCCGGCGACGTAGAGGAATTTTCACTTCAACAGATTGCGAATTTAATTTAATAATCTTTGGCCGGCATAGCCAAATAAGAGGAACTTTAAAGAATCCAAAACACTTGAGATATAAGTTGGCTTTATTCAACGGTGAAAGCATAAACTGGTCCGATGTCGTGTAACAATAAGACCAGTTCAATGCTTTTGGTTTATTAGATCAACATATTCTTAACATAACTTTGAAGCTGCGCACTAAGTTACATTGTAACAACAACTTGAATGTTGTTATATTCTAAAGCGAGTTCTTGTACTTTAGGATACTCAGCGAGGTTAGTACTGAGCAAAATCGCTGGTTTATTATTACTGCTTGACGTTTTAAATACTTGTTCAAGCAATGAGAGCACAGCCTCATTTTGTGGATCAAACAGGTACTGAAGATTTTCTGAGTGCCTATCTACACCCAATGCATATTGCGTAAGGTTCTCTAAATTGATCACTACACCATCAAAGTAATGCAATAATCGTTCGGTTAATAAAGCCGCTGCTGGAACTTCTGCAACATAAAGTACTTTCAGACCATTCAACCCTCTAGGTAGCCCCTGCTCTGCAAGTAAATCAATCACCTTTGCCGCATCGGATAGTGTTCGAACAAAAGGGACAACAATTTCAATCTGATGGCCAAGGGATTGAAGCTGTTTGATAACATCACATTCCAATGCAAAAATTTTGTTGTATGAAAGAGATGCATAGCGAGAAACGCCACGAACCCCAAGAGCTGGGTTGTCTTCTGTTTCTTCGACACCGCCACCAAGTAATGACCGCATGGCAAGACTATCCGCATTATTTAAACTAACTCGAATCGCTTGATAAGCATCAGATATCTGACTAGAAACGCTGGTAACTAAAGTACTGACAAAATGTTCTGATGTTGACTGTGAGCCAAGTATTGCGTCAATTGATGAACGCTCAATGTCAGTCAAAGAGGCATGATCATAAGCTGGGTGATAAAAAATATACTCCATAATCAAGTCTGCAATCGAAACGTATAGGTGCTTACCAGTACTCGTTGTTTCAGTCGAAGGCAATGCTTGGCCTAACACTAAATCCGGATGCAAACCGCCATGATTCTCGTAACTCATTATTGCTCCATTGATATTATTATTGAGATCCTCACTCGAACATACCGATTGAGATAACTGAACACAAGAGAAAATCGCATTATTACAACGGATTAGTGCATAAATTTTCACTTTTACAGCTGCAAGAAAAGAAGTTTATAGATAAGTAGTTTATTCCTTTAGCCGTTTCCGCTATCTTTACCGCTTCGCAATAAAAAGAACAGGCTATGGTATGCCACTTAAAACCGATGAATTAAGAACCCAACCTTTGGGTCCGATGCCTACTCCGGCAGAGCTAGGAAGCGCACATCCAATCACGGAAGATGTAGCAGAACGCATAGCTCAATCTCGTAAACAAATCGAAAAAATTCTTATCGGGCAAGATGAACGTCTACTGGTTATCGTAGGCCCTTGTTCCGTTCACGATCCAGATGCCGCACTCGACTACGCAGCGCGTTTAGCTGCAATCCAAGATCAGTATAAAGATGAACTTTTCATCGTTATGCGTACGTACTTTGAAAAACCTCGTACTGTAGTTGGTTGGAAAGGTCTCATTACAGACCCTAATCTCGATGGTTCTTATGCTCTGGAAGCTGGTTTACACAAAGCACGTAAACTGCTACTTGATATCAACAAACTTGGCTTAGCTACTGCGACTGAGTTTCTAGATATGATCACTGGCCAATATATCGCAGACCTTATTACTTGGGGCGCAATTGGCGCTCGTACTACAGAGTCTCAAATTCACCGTGAAATGGCTTCTGCGCTTTCTTGCCCTGTTGGTTTTAAGAATGGCACAAACGGTAATATCAAAATAGCAATCGATGCTATCCGTGCATCTAAAGCTTCGCATTACTTCTATTCTCCTGATAAGAATGGCCGAATGACGGTCTATCGCACTAGTGGTAACCCTTATGGTCATGTGATCCTCCGAGGTGGTGATAAAGGGCCAAACTTTGATGCAGAATCTGTAGAATTAGCGTGTAAGCAACTTGCAGAGTTTGATCTGCCACAGAAGCTCATTGTTGATTTCAGCCACGCCAATTGCCAAAAGCAACATCGAAAGCAGCTGGACGTTGCAAAAGATATTTGTGAGCAGCTTAAATCCGGCAAAAGCTACATCGCTGGCATCATGGCCGAAAGCTTTATTGAAGAAGGCAACCAGCCGATGGATGACATCGACGCATTAAAGTATGGCCAGTCTATTACCGATCCATGTCTTAGTTGGAAAGATACCGAGATTATGCTTGAGTTGCTAGCAGACGCTGTAAAAGCTAGCCGTTAATTTGTAGAGGAACTAACCAATGCCATCATTTGACATTATTTCTGAAATCGATGCTGTCGAACTACGCAATGCAGTAGACAATGCAGCACGTGAACTATCTACTCGTTTTGACTTCCGCAATGTGGAAGCAAGCTTCGAGCTACAAAAAGACGACTCAGTTAAAATGAGCGCTGAGGGTGACTTTCAGCTCCAGCAAATGCGAGATATTCTTCGTTCAAACCTGACTAAACGTGGTGTCGATGTAAACGCGATGGAATCTAAAGATGCAGAAGCAACAGGTAAAAACTGGCATCAAATCGTCGTTTTCAAGCAAGGCATTGATGCACCAACAGCGAAGAAAGTAGTGAAACTCATCAAGGATGCCAAGCTTAAAGTCCAAGCTTCCATCCAAGGCGAGAAAGTTCGCGTTACTGGAAAGAAACGTGATGACTTACAATCTGTCATTGCTCTAATGCGAGATGCAGAACTGGGGCAACCTTTCCAGTTCGAAAACTTCCGCGACTAATGGCAAAAAAACCGCTCAATGAGCGGTTTTTTTTATTTTGCCAGTTGTAAGTAGAGGTCGTCTCCTTGCAACAGACGATATCTCGATACTGAAGCGGGTATAAATATACAAACCCTTAATTGCTCTTCTCTAGCCAAAGACAACTTAGATGAGAGTTCACCTTCATCACTAAAACTCTCACGTTCAGCATCCCTTCGAACAAGATCGACAAATTCAAACGGACAATCTTTTTCATAAAAGACCAGTTCAGCCTGCTGCATCAATCGCAGTGCCTTTAACGAGAGAAGTTCCACGTCACTCCCATACTCCAACCAAGTAACAAAATGGCTGTGCACCTGCTTTCCTGCTAACTGAGCTTGATAAACCACCTCCAATGACTCTCGATTCGTCGCATGCTCAACTTCTGAAGTCGCAAAAAATACTTCCCAAAACTTACGCCGCGTATCAACATCAGGTAAAGACTGTTTTATATCATTTCTTTTAGACGCGCCAAACTCAGCGAGTAATGACAAATTTTGTGGTAAAACACTTTCCAACTGCTGTCTGATGTTTCTCACTAAAATAGGAGACGCTCCCCCACTTGAAATTGCCAGTTGAATTCGACCGCGGTTAATCATTGAAGGAGTAATAAAATCACAATAAGGTTGATCATCAACCACGTTAACCAAAATGCCTAACGCTTTCGCATCATGATATACCTGATGATTTAAATCTGGATTATCAGTCGTCGCCCAAACTTGAATATATCGAAAGTTAAGCAGCTCCTTTGAATAAAAATTCTGCACCCATTCTATCTCGCCATGTTCCGACAGAGACCGTAAATGTGATTCTACTTTCGGTGAGATTAGTGTAACTCTTGCTCCTGCCCTTACTAAACTGTCTACTTTTCTGCAGGCAACTTCCCCACCACCAACAACCAAAACAGGCTTATTATTCAGATCTAAAAAAAGTGGAAAATACTGCATTTCTATCCCTGTTAAAGAAAAATAACTATTCACGCTAGCTTAACAAAGCTAGGACATCATTCTCACTAACTTTTTGCCCAACAAGCAATATAACACCAAATTTACACTTCATTACGAAACATTATTTTGTAAAGGTAGTAAAAAACCCTTAATAACAACTAACACAATACCATGATTATACCCTTCTATTCTAATTGAAGCTGGGCATTACCTCATTGCTATTTACATTTACATAACATTTCGTCATCCTAACTACTGTGCGGTTTGTGAGTTTAGTCAAAAATCTTTTTAAATTATACATTTGAGAAAACTCAAAACCTTACCTACGCTTATAAATGTTTGATTTAACGGGTGTGTAATGCACTGATTTGAATCAAGCAACAACAAAACACAACATATTTTATACGTTGTATCAGGTGTCACCTGGTTTAACACGGATTATACAGGAAGGATACAAATGACAAACAAACTAACACTTCTAGCTTCGGTTGTAGCTGCATCTACTGCTCTGATGTCTACAAATGCAGCGGCTGCAGACAGCACTCTGGATAAAGTAACCAAACAAGGCTTTATAACTTGTGGTGTCAGTACCGGCCTACCAGGGTTTTCTAACCCAAATTCAAAAGGTGAATGGGAAGGAATTGATGTTGAGTATTGTCAGGCGTTAGCTGCCGCTGTGCTTGGTGACAAATCAAAAGTAAAATATGTACCACTAACAGCAAAAGAGCGTTTCACTGCACTTCAATCGGGTGAGATTGATGTTTTGTCACGCAACACCACGTGGACATTACACCGTGATACTGCTCTTGGACTCAACTTTGTCGGCGTAAACTATTATGACGGCCAAGGTTTCATGGTTAAGAAAGATCTAGGCATCTCAAGTGCGAAAGAGCTTGATGGTGCATCCGTTTGTGTTCAATCCGGAACAACGACTGAATTAAACCTTGCGGACTACTTCCGTAATAGCGGTATGACCTATAAACCAGTGGTATTTGATACCGCAGCTCAAACCTCTAAAGGTTTTGATGCGGGCCGTTGTGATGTTCTCACCACTGACCAGTCAGGCCTCTATGCCCTGCGCCTAAACCTTCAAGATCCAAAGTCTGCTGCAGTTCTTCCTGAAATCATTTCTAAAGAACCTCTTGGTCCTGTTGTACGCCAAGGTGATGACCAATGGTTCAACATTGCAAAATGGACATTAAATGCAATGGTGAATGCTGAAGAATATGGCATCAATTCAAAAAATGCAGATGAGATGCTGAAGTCAAAAGATCCAAACATTAAGCGTATCCTTGGTGTTGATGGTCCAAAAGGACAAGGCTTAGGTATTCGCGATGACTGGGGTTATCAGATCGTCAAACAAGTAGGTAACTATGGCGAGAGCTTTGAGCGTACAGTCGGTAAAGGCTCACCACTACAAATTTCTCGCGGTGTAAATGCGCTATGGAATGCGGGTGGCTTCATGTACGCGCCACCAATTCGCTAATAAAACTATTATCAGAAAATGGGCGGTATTAGCCGCCCTTTTTTACACAAATGGATTTGAGGTTATAGCTGTATGAAACCTGCTGATAAAGTTGCGTCTACGCCGGAAAGCAAACCGGTGAAAAACGCTAGCCTTATTTATAATCCCACCTTTCGTTCGGTTGTATTTCAGATTGTTGCCATCGCGGCATTAGTCTTTTTCTTCTATACAATCGTCAACAACGCCCTTACTAACTTAGAATCTCGCGGCATCGCTACGGGGTTTGGTTTCCTCCAACAAGAAGCAGGCTTTGGGATTGGCCTAACTCTAATTGAATACGATGAAACATTTTCTTATGGCCGCACGTTTGTCGTCGGATTACTGAATACCGCTCTCGTGTCAGTATTGGGGATCATATTTGCCACAATACTCGGCTTCATTATGGGTATTGCAAGATTATCGTCGAACTGGTTAGTGAGCCGATTTGCTGCAATCTATATCGAGACATTCCGAAACATACCGCTACTCTTACAGATATTCTTTTGGTATTTCGCTGTCTTACAAGCGCTCCCTTCCCCGCGTCAAAGTATGAGTTTGGGTGAAGCCATCTTCCTTAATGTACGTGGCTTATACTTCCCTGCTCCTGTATTCGAGCAAGGTTCAGTATACGTACTGACCGCGTTTATTATTGGAGTAATTGCTTCGATCCTTATTGGAATTTGGGCCAAGAACAAACAACGGCTGACCGGGCAACAAACTCCGATGGGGCGAATAATCTTCGGATTATGCTTCGCATTACCTGCCGTCGTGTACTTCTTATCAGGATCTCCAATTAGCGCTGAGTACCCTGTTTTAAAAGGGTTTAACTTCCGTGGAGGCATAAGCATCATTCCTGAGCTTGCTGCCTTATTCATCGCTCTAAGCATTTATACAGCATCATTCATTGCTGAAATTGTGCGATCAGGTATCAATGCGGTGAGCCATGGACAAACAGAAGCAGCGATGTCGCTGGGCCTGCCACGCTCACGTACTTTGAAGCTTGTTGTCATTCCACAAGCCCTCCGGATTATCATTCCTCCGCTAACCAGTCAGTATCTTAATTTGACAAAAAATTCCTCACTCGCCATGGCTATCGGTTACCCCGATTTGGTCTCGGTGTTTGCAGGAACAACACTCAACCAAACGGGTCAAGCAATAGAGATCATTGCAATGACAATGGGTGTTTATTTGACGTTAAGCCTGCTTACATCTGCCCTGATGAATATCTATAACCGTAAAGTCGCACTGGTGGAGAGGTAATATGAACGTACATCAATTTCAACCTGATTTACCACCTCCATCAAATACAGTTGGACTTGTTGGGTGGTTGCGTAAGAATCTTTTTAATGGACCCGTTAACTCCGTTTTGACCGTCATTATTGCTTATTTTGCCTTCATGGGAATTTGGGCAATTATTGATTGGGCATTTTTAAAAGCTGACTGGATTGGCACGACACGAGATGCTTGTAGTCGTGAAGGCGCGTGTTGGGTATTTATTAGCGTCCGATGGGAACAGTTCATGTATGGGTTCTACCCACAAGAAGAACTGTGGCGCCCTCGTTTGTTCTATATCACACTTGCCATATTTACCGTACTGCTAGCCTATAAAAAAACGCCAAAACGCATGTGGATATGGTTATTCTTCGTCAATATCTACCCCTTTATCATTGGCGCACTTTTGTATGGCGGCGTCTTCGGATTAGAAGTAGTCGATACACATAAATGGGGTGGATTACTAGTCACACTTATTATCGCCCTTGTTGGTATTGTGGTATCACTCCCCATCGGCGTCGCTCTGGCATTAGGTCGACGCTCAGAAATGCCTATCATACGCAGCATTTGTACGGTCTATATTGAGATCTGGCGGGGTGTTCCGTTGATCACAGTTCTGTTTATGGCGTCAGTGATGTTGCCACTATTCCTCGCAGAAGGTTCTGAGACCGATAAGCTGATTCGTGCGCTAATTGGTGTCGTTATGTTCAGCGCAGCGTATATGGCAGAAGTTGTACGTGGTGGCCTTCAGGCGATTCCAAAAGGACAATATGAAGCGGCAGATGCCCTTGGATTGAGTTATTGGAAAAAGATGGGACTTATTATTTTGCCACAAGCGCTTAAAATCACGATTCCATCGATTGTAAATACTTTTATCGGACTCTTTA encodes the following:
- a CDS encoding PaaI family thioesterase — translated: MLSPLNKANLYLKCFGFFKVPLIWLCRPKIIKLNSQSVEVKIPLRRRTKNHLNSMYFGVLAVGADVAGGFMAMSKAQSRGNKVSLAFKAVEGHFLKRPEADVHFICNDGALIDDMLDQTISSGERVNEVVKITAICPTLHGMEPMAEFDLTLSLKRMD
- a CDS encoding putative PEP-binding protein, with translation MSYENHGGLHPDLVLGQALPSTETTSTGKHLYVSIADLIMEYIFYHPAYDHASLTDIERSSIDAILGSQSTSEHFVSTLVTSVSSQISDAYQAIRVSLNNADSLAMRSLLGGGVEETEDNPALGVRGVSRYASLSYNKIFALECDVIKQLQSLGHQIEIVVPFVRTLSDAAKVIDLLAEQGLPRGLNGLKVLYVAEVPAAALLTERLLHYFDGVVINLENLTQYALGVDRHSENLQYLFDPQNEAVLSLLEQVFKTSSSNNKPAILLSTNLAEYPKVQELALEYNNIQVVVTM
- a CDS encoding 3-deoxy-7-phosphoheptulonate synthase, producing MPLKTDELRTQPLGPMPTPAELGSAHPITEDVAERIAQSRKQIEKILIGQDERLLVIVGPCSVHDPDAALDYAARLAAIQDQYKDELFIVMRTYFEKPRTVVGWKGLITDPNLDGSYALEAGLHKARKLLLDINKLGLATATEFLDMITGQYIADLITWGAIGARTTESQIHREMASALSCPVGFKNGTNGNIKIAIDAIRASKASHYFYSPDKNGRMTVYRTSGNPYGHVILRGGDKGPNFDAESVELACKQLAEFDLPQKLIVDFSHANCQKQHRKQLDVAKDICEQLKSGKSYIAGIMAESFIEEGNQPMDDIDALKYGQSITDPCLSWKDTEIMLELLADAVKASR
- a CDS encoding YajQ family cyclic di-GMP-binding protein; the protein is MPSFDIISEIDAVELRNAVDNAARELSTRFDFRNVEASFELQKDDSVKMSAEGDFQLQQMRDILRSNLTKRGVDVNAMESKDAEATGKNWHQIVVFKQGIDAPTAKKVVKLIKDAKLKVQASIQGEKVRVTGKKRDDLQSVIALMRDAELGQPFQFENFRD
- a CDS encoding NAD(P)-dependent oxidoreductase translates to MQYFPLFLDLNNKPVLVVGGGEVACRKVDSLVRAGARVTLISPKVESHLRSLSEHGEIEWVQNFYSKELLNFRYIQVWATTDNPDLNHQVYHDAKALGILVNVVDDQPYCDFITPSMINRGRIQLAISSGGASPILVRNIRQQLESVLPQNLSLLAEFGASKRNDIKQSLPDVDTRRKFWEVFFATSEVEHATNRESLEVVYQAQLAGKQVHSHFVTWLEYGSDVELLSLKALRLMQQAELVFYEKDCPFEFVDLVRRDAERESFSDEGELSSKLSLAREEQLRVCIFIPASVSRYRLLQGDDLYLQLAK
- a CDS encoding amino acid ABC transporter substrate-binding protein translates to MTNKLTLLASVVAASTALMSTNAAAADSTLDKVTKQGFITCGVSTGLPGFSNPNSKGEWEGIDVEYCQALAAAVLGDKSKVKYVPLTAKERFTALQSGEIDVLSRNTTWTLHRDTALGLNFVGVNYYDGQGFMVKKDLGISSAKELDGASVCVQSGTTTELNLADYFRNSGMTYKPVVFDTAAQTSKGFDAGRCDVLTTDQSGLYALRLNLQDPKSAAVLPEIISKEPLGPVVRQGDDQWFNIAKWTLNAMVNAEEYGINSKNADEMLKSKDPNIKRILGVDGPKGQGLGIRDDWGYQIVKQVGNYGESFERTVGKGSPLQISRGVNALWNAGGFMYAPPIR
- a CDS encoding amino acid ABC transporter permease encodes the protein MKPADKVASTPESKPVKNASLIYNPTFRSVVFQIVAIAALVFFFYTIVNNALTNLESRGIATGFGFLQQEAGFGIGLTLIEYDETFSYGRTFVVGLLNTALVSVLGIIFATILGFIMGIARLSSNWLVSRFAAIYIETFRNIPLLLQIFFWYFAVLQALPSPRQSMSLGEAIFLNVRGLYFPAPVFEQGSVYVLTAFIIGVIASILIGIWAKNKQRLTGQQTPMGRIIFGLCFALPAVVYFLSGSPISAEYPVLKGFNFRGGISIIPELAALFIALSIYTASFIAEIVRSGINAVSHGQTEAAMSLGLPRSRTLKLVVIPQALRIIIPPLTSQYLNLTKNSSLAMAIGYPDLVSVFAGTTLNQTGQAIEIIAMTMGVYLTLSLLTSALMNIYNRKVALVER
- a CDS encoding amino acid ABC transporter permease, translated to MNVHQFQPDLPPPSNTVGLVGWLRKNLFNGPVNSVLTVIIAYFAFMGIWAIIDWAFLKADWIGTTRDACSREGACWVFISVRWEQFMYGFYPQEELWRPRLFYITLAIFTVLLAYKKTPKRMWIWLFFVNIYPFIIGALLYGGVFGLEVVDTHKWGGLLVTLIIALVGIVVSLPIGVALALGRRSEMPIIRSICTVYIEIWRGVPLITVLFMASVMLPLFLAEGSETDKLIRALIGVVMFSAAYMAEVVRGGLQAIPKGQYEAADALGLSYWKKMGLIILPQALKITIPSIVNTFIGLFKDTSLVLIIGMFDVLGIGQAANTDPEWLGFATESYIFVALVFWVFCFGMSRYSIWLENKLHTGHKR